A region of Opitutales bacterium DNA encodes the following proteins:
- a CDS encoding STAS domain-containing protein, with product MSTTQEYDFELGANGTLLDVHLSVPKFDAARVPVFQAQLEEAWENSIERVRIFMGDVAFIDSSGIGALLAVQKKIAEVNEAIELHTSQSNVISILELLRLQRVFHIISE from the coding sequence ATGAGTACCACCCAGGAATATGATTTTGAGCTAGGAGCCAATGGCACGCTACTCGACGTTCACCTTTCAGTCCCAAAGTTTGACGCGGCACGCGTGCCTGTATTCCAGGCTCAGCTAGAAGAGGCATGGGAAAATAGTATAGAAAGAGTGAGGATCTTCATGGGTGATGTAGCATTTATCGACAGCTCAGGCATAGGAGCTTTACTGGCGGTTCAGAAAAAAATCGCCGAAGTAAACGAGGCCATTGAGCTACATACGAGTCAGAGCAATGTGATCTCCATTCTAGAATTGCTCCGTCTACAACGCGTCTTCCACATTATCTCTGAATAG
- a CDS encoding SpoIIE family protein phosphatase: MALSVSESVSRGKRMILPATLEAIDPARDAFEDFLNDAGISHEDCHAWLLIFTEAIVNAIRHGSNLDPEKIVSISWNQEGDVVTVAIQDSGNGPPANRLNELELEDDGNPESTSGRGLFLIHHFCDRLEHWNGPQGYQQVLYKRHPGIPAPTDGSDQDGILEQALAEISLCYESLAAFYRLGDALIHSNTIASFIEKALKDLKHVVPADDYILSYSSALQQSIRDELNTIPGSQLSTDENDPECVREALKKELDIIWDAEDPERFRLENNDTSYQSGSCIPIRAGDTTLGALTWLRTESYMPFNAAQINTLRTFSDLFGIAIANANHAVVRSRENQALKELEIASTIQNTLLPTRVPDDYDASRLIVRRVSAREVSGDYAEALYSPNGSLHLVIVDVMGKGVSAAFLAVMIRTATRILLENDLSLTDLSQKLNRIVCSLVGEMTLFATVAVAKVDAISGRIDVINAGHSNVLLFPRDQGEPYGVSPSGPPMGIFDDSVYPVESFNRLDISSIILVTDGLFEWETNDEIWGWDAFYDFTLEHIDDEPDVFWTRIQTHISQYSSPQSLADDQTCIIWKNKKN, translated from the coding sequence ATGGCATTGTCGGTTTCTGAGTCTGTATCGCGCGGAAAACGTATGATCCTGCCTGCTACCCTGGAAGCCATAGACCCAGCTCGCGACGCTTTTGAAGATTTTTTAAATGATGCTGGCATTTCACACGAGGACTGCCACGCGTGGCTCTTGATATTCACCGAGGCGATTGTAAACGCAATCCGCCATGGTTCGAACCTAGATCCTGAGAAGATTGTTTCTATTAGTTGGAATCAGGAAGGCGATGTAGTCACGGTCGCGATCCAGGACTCGGGAAACGGACCGCCAGCCAACAGGCTAAATGAGCTCGAACTAGAAGATGACGGGAATCCAGAGTCCACCTCTGGCCGCGGTCTGTTCCTCATCCATCACTTTTGTGACCGCCTTGAACACTGGAATGGACCTCAAGGTTATCAACAGGTCCTCTACAAACGCCACCCGGGCATTCCAGCTCCGACAGATGGAAGTGACCAGGACGGTATCCTCGAACAAGCATTAGCCGAGATCTCCTTGTGCTATGAGAGCCTTGCAGCATTTTATCGCTTGGGCGATGCGCTCATTCACTCAAATACAATCGCTTCGTTTATCGAGAAGGCCTTGAAGGACTTGAAGCATGTTGTTCCAGCTGACGATTACATCCTTTCTTACTCAAGCGCACTGCAGCAGTCGATTCGGGATGAGTTAAACACCATCCCCGGAAGCCAGCTCTCCACTGATGAGAATGATCCGGAATGTGTCAGAGAGGCACTCAAAAAAGAGCTGGACATCATATGGGATGCAGAGGATCCAGAACGATTTCGTTTGGAGAATAATGATACGAGCTACCAGTCGGGATCGTGCATACCGATTCGGGCAGGAGATACCACGCTCGGCGCACTCACATGGCTAAGAACGGAATCTTATATGCCTTTTAATGCTGCTCAGATCAATACGCTTCGTACCTTCTCAGATTTGTTTGGAATAGCCATCGCCAACGCAAACCATGCCGTTGTGCGAAGCCGAGAAAACCAGGCACTCAAGGAGCTTGAGATCGCATCAACCATTCAAAATACTCTCCTCCCGACTCGGGTTCCAGATGACTATGATGCATCCAGATTGATTGTCCGGCGTGTAAGCGCACGCGAAGTGTCCGGTGATTACGCCGAAGCACTCTATTCACCGAATGGCTCCCTTCATCTCGTCATCGTTGATGTAATGGGAAAAGGAGTCTCGGCGGCATTCCTAGCGGTGATGATACGCACTGCAACTCGTATCCTCCTTGAGAATGATCTTAGTTTGACTGACCTCAGCCAAAAACTAAACAGAATCGTCTGCAGTCTGGTAGGAGAGATGACGCTATTCGCTACGGTCGCAGTCGCGAAAGTTGATGCTATCTCCGGTCGTATTGACGTAATCAATGCAGGTCACTCAAACGTCCTTTTATTTCCCAGAGATCAAGGCGAACCTTACGGAGTTTCTCCATCAGGCCCACCCATGGGCATCTTCGATGACTCGGTATATCCAGTGGAGTCTTTCAATCGCCTGGATATATCCAGCATCATCCTTGTTACTGATGGTCTATTTGAGTGGGAGACGAATGACGAGATCTGGGGCTGGGACGCATTCTACGATTTCACCCTTGAGCACATCGATGACGAGCCAGATGTATTCTGGACTCGAATACAAACACACATAAGCCAATATTCTTCGCCTCAATCACTTGCGGACGACCAAACCTGCATAATATGGAAGAACAAGAAAAATTGA
- a CDS encoding response regulator: protein MEEQEKLTILVAEDDPVMAKLLEFNLMRESYSVVICRDGRDVLTRIESIRPALILLDYVMPGATGMDILNELRIREHLTNIPVLMVTGQGRETVKNSLLNAGARAVFTKPFSTIELLQEIRNQLATSPT, encoded by the coding sequence ATGGAAGAACAAGAAAAATTGACGATTCTCGTTGCTGAAGACGATCCAGTCATGGCAAAGCTACTGGAGTTCAATCTAATGCGTGAATCGTACTCTGTTGTCATTTGTCGGGACGGCCGCGATGTTTTGACGAGGATCGAAAGTATCCGACCTGCTCTGATATTACTCGACTATGTTATGCCTGGAGCAACAGGAATGGATATTCTCAACGAACTCAGGATTAGAGAACATTTGACCAACATCCCAGTGCTCATGGTTACTGGTCAAGGGAGAGAGACCGTTAAAAATAGCCTCTTGAATGCCGGCGCACGTGCCGTTTTCACTAAACCCTTCAGCACGATAGAGTTGTTGCAAGAAATTCGTAATCAGCTGGCTACATCACCCACGTGA
- a CDS encoding Hpt domain-containing protein has protein sequence MIDTVMLADSNIPFIDDSQLTPIVGDDLDSAGPLLIELISLFEEENHPKLAEIREACGKRDLPALARHIHFVAGSSGNMGLQRLSMLCRSIEKRCHQGDQTLDLDEVFASVHSTFSNSLESFHARFTA, from the coding sequence ATGATCGATACAGTGATGCTAGCCGATTCCAACATTCCATTTATTGACGATAGCCAACTCACGCCAATCGTTGGAGACGACCTCGATAGCGCCGGGCCGCTTCTTATTGAGTTAATTTCTCTCTTCGAAGAGGAAAATCATCCAAAACTCGCCGAAATCAGAGAAGCTTGTGGTAAGCGAGACCTCCCAGCGTTGGCGCGACACATACACTTTGTAGCAGGCAGCTCGGGTAATATGGGCTTACAACGCTTGTCCATGTTATGCCGTTCTATAGAGAAACGATGCCACCAAGGGGACCAAACACTTGATCTGGATGAAGTCTTTGCGAGTGTTCATTCGACATTTAGTAACTCGTTGGAGTCGTTTCACGCACGATTCACGGCGTAA
- a CDS encoding polysaccharide biosynthesis tyrosine autokinase, with protein sequence MTNIPPQYPQPNRPPEQGGSNRSSRDQSGYGYGYGYGYAQYGAQGPGYGYGGYGAGEKTPHRSIKDYLVMFRERIWYFIVTFALVLSSSILYTYNATPIYESIATVEILRDDPNALGNQAIDLDINEIRSAEDLNTQVGLLESIAIIEKVEQRMTPDERQRFLGPYQNSFMSGPVTPLSVLGDNREVTPFRLSLMVGISYRHPDQDMAARVANLFAEEFISYNLSRSIDTSMKAVEDLKVKAAQQRSEVERLRRELADFRERYNSVSLDSEENIAIQELVRINDLVVSAKSDYDRALTLWEQIQEYQKESQDLWEVTFIAQNQRVAELLSIVSANKIEISTLAKRYRDKNPKMIAAREALRESEVELDRALETAVREAFSAYEQTQNNYESAQQRLQAQETELIELSKLKVEYESLESDLRVQELFYQDLVARYSQESTQVNIKNPNARIVDRARPPVSPSSPKPLLNIALGLVGGGAAGLGLVFLLAFLDDKVKTAFDIEAVVGVPLVGIVPRIKRLDASEKPQAAAGNHDRHVTEAFRSIHSTLRLNEDSRDAQVIITTSTVPSEGKSFCSTNLALTYATHGEKVLLLDGDLRLPNVAKSLEMEVSHGIVTHFEQGDDLDKCIVKELYPNLDVLPAGAKAKNPTQILNSPRIEELFTDLRKQYTKIIVDTPPLAAVSDTLNLLGHADGLIYVIKFNTVKRRSAKMNVRRLLDSNTPVFGAILNNIGLNISSYYYSHYYDSAYSDYYVKIDEDQRGEILARNEQA encoded by the coding sequence ATGACAAACATTCCTCCTCAGTATCCCCAGCCTAATCGACCCCCCGAACAGGGTGGTTCAAACAGGTCGAGTCGTGATCAAAGCGGTTACGGATATGGATATGGTTACGGATATGCTCAATATGGTGCCCAAGGCCCTGGCTATGGTTATGGTGGCTATGGCGCGGGAGAAAAGACTCCCCATCGATCGATCAAGGATTATTTGGTAATGTTCCGCGAGCGGATATGGTATTTTATCGTTACCTTCGCTCTGGTCCTCTCCTCTTCAATTCTCTATACCTATAATGCTACCCCGATTTATGAGTCGATAGCGACGGTTGAGATCTTGAGGGATGATCCAAACGCCTTAGGGAATCAGGCTATTGATTTAGATATCAACGAGATCCGTAGCGCGGAAGACCTGAATACTCAAGTGGGTCTCCTTGAGAGTATCGCAATCATCGAAAAGGTAGAACAACGGATGACGCCAGATGAACGCCAGCGATTTCTTGGGCCTTACCAAAATAGCTTCATGTCTGGGCCGGTGACTCCCTTGTCAGTTCTCGGAGATAACAGAGAAGTAACCCCGTTCAGACTGAGCTTGATGGTGGGAATTAGTTATCGACACCCAGATCAGGATATGGCGGCACGCGTCGCGAACTTATTTGCGGAAGAATTTATAAGCTATAATTTGTCACGCAGTATCGACACGTCTATGAAAGCTGTTGAGGACCTCAAAGTCAAAGCGGCACAACAGCGCTCGGAGGTAGAACGACTTCGTCGTGAGTTAGCTGACTTTCGCGAGCGTTACAATTCAGTTTCCTTGGACAGCGAAGAGAATATCGCGATCCAGGAACTTGTCCGCATCAACGACTTGGTGGTTTCAGCAAAAAGTGATTATGATAGAGCCCTCACTCTCTGGGAACAGATCCAGGAGTATCAAAAAGAAAGCCAAGATCTTTGGGAGGTTACGTTTATCGCTCAAAATCAACGCGTCGCTGAGTTGCTCAGTATAGTGTCCGCTAACAAAATCGAGATTTCCACTCTTGCGAAGCGTTATCGGGACAAAAACCCAAAGATGATTGCGGCTCGCGAGGCTTTGAGAGAGTCCGAAGTTGAGCTCGATCGAGCTTTGGAGACGGCCGTGAGAGAGGCATTTTCGGCATACGAGCAGACCCAGAATAATTACGAGTCGGCTCAACAACGCCTTCAAGCCCAAGAGACTGAGTTGATCGAGTTATCTAAACTCAAGGTTGAGTATGAGTCACTAGAGTCGGACCTTCGCGTTCAAGAATTGTTTTATCAGGATCTTGTTGCCCGATATTCCCAGGAAAGCACACAGGTTAATATCAAGAATCCAAATGCTCGCATCGTCGATCGAGCGCGGCCCCCTGTATCACCATCGTCGCCGAAGCCCTTGCTGAATATTGCTTTGGGCCTCGTTGGAGGTGGAGCCGCTGGTTTGGGCTTGGTTTTCCTACTCGCTTTTCTAGATGACAAAGTGAAAACTGCTTTTGACATCGAGGCAGTCGTAGGCGTGCCGCTGGTTGGTATTGTTCCCCGGATCAAGCGCTTAGATGCATCAGAGAAGCCACAGGCTGCAGCGGGTAATCATGACCGGCATGTGACAGAGGCGTTTAGGTCTATTCACTCCACACTTCGCTTGAATGAAGATAGCCGAGATGCTCAGGTAATTATCACAACGTCGACTGTCCCCAGTGAAGGGAAGTCATTTTGCTCAACCAATCTTGCGCTCACTTACGCCACTCACGGTGAAAAAGTCTTGCTTCTAGACGGCGACCTTCGGCTTCCCAATGTTGCCAAGTCTCTCGAAATGGAAGTATCGCATGGTATTGTTACGCACTTCGAACAAGGTGACGATCTAGATAAGTGTATCGTAAAGGAGCTTTATCCGAATCTTGACGTATTGCCGGCTGGGGCCAAGGCGAAGAATCCGACGCAGATCCTGAACAGTCCCCGCATAGAGGAGTTATTTACAGATCTTAGGAAGCAATATACAAAAATAATCGTCGATACACCGCCGCTGGCCGCTGTCTCTGATACTCTTAATCTCTTGGGTCATGCGGATGGCCTGATCTACGTAATCAAATTTAATACCGTTAAGCGACGCAGCGCCAAGATGAATGTGCGTCGACTGTTGGATTCCAATACACCTGTTTTCGGCGCAATTCTTAATAATATAGGCCTGAATATTTCCTCTTACTACTATTCCCACTACTACGATAGCGCTTACAGTGACTACTATGTGAAAATAGATGAGGACCAACGCGGTGAGATCTTAGCTAGGAACGAACAAGCCTAG